ATGCGATATCTGATTGGGATCTATTACTGGAGTGTCAATTTGAGTTGATAAATTGTGCGAATTGATTAGCTTTTTGTTCGTATTAGTCAGATTAGGAGCGGCGCAATTCATCCATAAAGTATGTGCCTGTTGGATTGTTGCATGATAAACTTGAAACAGATTTTTTAATTGGATTTTGGCTTAAAGCAACTATGGCTGAACTAAACCTGGGTATACTGATAGATGTTGTGGATGAAGAATGGATGAAAGACACTCTTCCTGATGATGGTATCAATTTCTCTTTTCCTATTTTAATGTacttacaaactcattaaatcATCATCATGTTACTGCTTTTCAGGTATATTGTTGaataatattttgtttgttgCAGATCTTCCCCTGCCGCCAATGCTGGTTATAAGGACTGATGACACAGAGGATTCAAGTATGTCTTATCATTCTCAACATTATCTGTTTAAAATGATACCATTATACCGATGCGATATGGAAAAAAACATATCTTCATTCCATGACCATGATTCTGCCAGATGGCACTGTTTCCTTTTGGAAGCTTGATTagctctttattttctttctggtTAGCTATACTTGATACAGTAATAAGTACGTGAGGATATTCTAGTGTTCAGGAACCGTCAGGGAAATCAGTTGCGGTTTGCTTATCTGAAAATATTTAGGAGGAAAATGAACTATAAGactagtttgagtatcattgTTTGTATTGCCATGGCTTATGCATGTTATGTTGGTTTACTCCAACTATAAGAAAACTAAGTCAGGGATAAAT
This is a stretch of genomic DNA from Argentina anserina chromosome 4, drPotAnse1.1, whole genome shotgun sequence. It encodes these proteins:
- the LOC126790534 gene encoding anaphase-promoting complex subunit 13 isoform X1: MAELNLGILIDVVDEEWMKDTLPDDDLPLPPMLVIRTDDTEDSSMSYHSQHYLFKMIPLYRCDMEKNISSFHDHDSARWHCFLLEA
- the LOC126790534 gene encoding anaphase-promoting complex subunit 13 isoform X2, with translation MAELNLGILIDVVDEEWMKDTLPDDDLPLPPMLVIRTDDTEDSNQETRKVDGDSWHDLALGSQ